Proteins from one Macrobrachium rosenbergii isolate ZJJX-2024 chromosome 14, ASM4041242v1, whole genome shotgun sequence genomic window:
- the LOC136845657 gene encoding craniofacial development protein 2-like: protein MGEGCHRVHNCSQRSKWKIRAGTWNVGTPTGRLREIVGVMERRRIDFLCVQEARWKGSGTREMGNGYKLYYSGSREGRNGAGIIVNNNWKKKVVEVKRVNDRLLKIPIIIEDKVTNIIAAYAPQVGCQEQEKELFGQEFEAVIREEERLIIGADMNGRVGKRRDGYKEVHGGHGFGIRSEDGDYILETAQSFELACMKTWFQKLDK from the coding sequence GGCACATGGAACGTTGGTACCCCAACAGGAAGACTGAGGGAGATAGTGGGTGTGATGGAGAGGAGGCGGATAGATTTCTTATGTGTGCAGGAGGCTAGGTGGAAAGGGAGTGGAACTAGAGAGATGGGAAATGGGTATAAGCTTTATTACAGCGGGTCACGAGAGGGAAGAAATGGAGCTGGAATTATAGTAAATAACAACTGGAAGAAAAAAGTGGTAGAAGTGAAGAGAGTAAATGATAGGCTTTTAAAGATTCCAATAATAATAGAGGACAAAGTAACAAATATAATAGCAGCATACGCTCCTCAGGTGGGGTGccaagagcaagagaaagaattATTTGGACAAGAGTTTGAGGCTGTCATTAGGGAGGAGGAGAGACTAATAATAGGAGCTGATATGAATGGCAGGgtgggaaagagaagagatgggTATAAGGAAGTACACGGAGGCCATGGGTTTGGAATCAGAAGTGAAGATGGGGATTATATATTGGAGACGGCTCAGAGTTTTGAATTGGCTTGTATGAAGACATGGTTTCAGAAGCTGGATAAGTAG